The sequence AATTCATAGTGAGTGTTCTTTAGTCTTTACCAGAGTAAAGATTCTTATGGCTGCCCTCATTTGATAAATAAGTTGTTGATAAAAATATTCTCCTCCATGTGATGGCTGATGACCAAAGACAACAATCATGGTCCAATTGCAGATCTcctttaggaaaaaaaattctttggAAAATGAGCACAAATATTAAAGTGGTTCTGGTTCACAAAGATGTTTGGACCAAAAACAGaactaacagaaaaaaaaaacagtagaaGCAAGCCCAAGACTGAAATTAAGCAACAAAACAAGAGGAAATCAAATTCTAAATATGCTGAACAGATATGAAATGGGACAAAATGCATGACAAACGGTAGTAATTCACTGCTCTAACAGttattacaataaaaaaaaatactgcagTGCTATGATAAATACCTGGAGGCAGATTTCAAAGCAGAAGCAGCAAAGGCTGGGCATCCTGAATGGGAATTGCCCGACGATGCTGGAGAGTACAATGACACTCCCGAGAAGACCCGATTCTTCGCGGATAATGGAACATATATCACTGAGAAGGGGAAGTTCTTCCTCACATGGTACTCAAACAAGCTGATAAAACATGGAGACAAGATCTTGGATGAAGCAAACAAGGTCTTCTTGGGATGCAGAGTGCAGCTGGCAATCAAAGTAAGTATCATGCTAAAGATCTCGGCGAATTATAGTACATGATTTTGAAGACTTCAATGATTTCAAATTAGACTAGAGGCTAGATGAATAGGcaacagatatatatataatgttccATTAATGTTGAATCTAGAACATAAATGACACATGCTCCAATGTTTGCTGGCAGATCTCCGGCATTCATTGGTGGTATAGGGTTCCAAACCATGCAGCTGAGCTCACTGCTGGATACTACAACTTGGACAACAGAGATGGCTACAGAACCATCGCACGCATGCTCACAAGGCACCGTGCCTGCGTTAACTTCACATGTGCTGAGATGAGGGATTCTGAACAAAGCTCAGAGGCAAAGAGTGCACCAGAAGAACTAGTCCAACAGGTAAATAACGGACTATTACATACTACTTACTGGTCTATAAGTTAGAACTTCTGCATTGCTCTTCTTCTAGAATAGCACAAGAGCACTTCTCATCAAAATATTCTGGCTATGAACTATGAAATGGCAGGTCCTGAGTGCTGGATGGAGAGAGGGCTTACATGTGGCATGCGAAAACGCACTCGGTCGATACGATGCAACAGCTTACAACACAATACTAAGGAATTCAAGACCGACAGGCATCAACAAGAATGGACCTCCTGAGCACAAGCTATTTGGATTCACCTACCTCCGATTATCAGACGAGCTGCTGGAGGGACAGAACTACAGCACATTCAAAACTTTCGTCAAGAGGATGCATGCTAACCTGGTGAGTGCCACCCTACAAAACCAAAAACATGCAAAATAGAATTCATGTATTGTTTGCAACTGagatgtttttttaaataaaattatgaATGTTGCTTCAGGATTATAATTCAAATGTTGACCCATTGGAGCCTTTGCAAAGATCAATGCCAGAAATGCCAATTGGGAAGATCTTACAAGCAGCACACCCAAAATTGGCGCCATTTCCCTTTGATGAGAACACCGACCTGCCGGTTTAAAGATCTCGCTGATGCAGTCTACAGCCACTTTGTGAGGAACAAGGGAAATAGTAAATAAGCCTATTGGGTACGATACGCCAGATGATAAATAAGCTGCTATACTAGCTGGTTATAATCATATGATGTGCCAATAATGTACAGCCGGTTATGAAACTATATGCTTTTATAATAAGCTGTAATATGTTAGCCCTTGCCCGTCCCGATCCCACGTTGTTGTATGTATTTGAGGTAATGaataaaagtttgtgtgtgtctTATTAATTATGTGATTTAACTATACAACTGGAATTGCATAAAGCAGAGCAGAGAGTATCGTACTGAAAATGATTTGGACAATGACTACTTTCTAGTTTTTGTTATACAAATACAGGGCTCCATAATTGCAGTACATATGACAGTACATTATTAACAGAGCATGATGAAAAACATTTAGTTAGCTGACAAAATAAGTTACTTCATATCAGCACGAAAACATGTCCAAATAGGACAAGATGCATATTATGTTCTGGGATATCATGCATTGTGCGCTCTCTATCAAGATGCTAGTGATGAAAACCTCATCATAAAATCACATCcaattatcctaaacgactacAGCTACAAGCTTGAGATGTCCCTAAGTAGATAGCAGAGTGCAGAGTGCAGACATACAAACAGAGACAGTCTTCCATATGGCCAGATGGTCCTTACATGTTTAGTGATAAATATTCAGTTGCACAAGCCACAGCAACCAATTTTACAAGTTCTTTAACCTGGAAGGGTAGCTAACAAAATGGGAAAGTGTCAATATGACTGTTACTAGTGAATTAGCTCGGGAAATAATTCAATTCCTTGGGGGTCAGAAAATTTCTGGCAAGAACTAGTAGACTAACTAAATTGCTAAAAGCTGAATTTTGTGAGTCAAGGATGCTATTTTGACTGATCCAAACAAGTGTACTTGCCAAACCTTTTCATGTGTGTCTATGCTGAATTCCATATTGCTAGGATAATTATACTTTGCGTTACGAGTCATTTTGCAGCACAGGCAGCAGGTAGCCTGCAATTTTGCACACACGCCAGGGCACAGGCACACCCAGGAGTCAGGGTGTTGCAAAGTGAGTAGCATCTGTCCATATAGTAACACAAGAGGAACTCACAAAACATATCCTAGAAACTAGTAAGGTGCCCGTGAGTTGCAACAGAGTTTAAATCTTATGATATTCCTTCTTTTGCTTAAGAGATGCAACTATagttaaaaaagaaacagagaagTATATAGTTTCAGAAAAAGGTCCAATAATGTCATGGGCTTTGGGCCGGGCGTCCTAGGCCCATTGGATAGGATTAgggtttgttaggattagattaAGGAGTCCTCCATCTATATGAGGGATCCTATCCCAGGTCAGTTAGGCTTAAGATTTATCTATCCCCATTCATCCCGATTCTTCTTCACATAATCCTATCCAATGGGCATAGGACGCCCGGCCCAAAGCCCATGACAAATAAGCATGTCAAATGTAACATTTCATTACACTTTTCAGCTTAAAATGAATGAAAATAATCCAAGGCAGGAATGTCTAGCTTGACAGTTGCTCATGAGTTGCAAGGGAAGATGGAAAGAGAACATGACAAATAGCATTATATCAGTCCTAGAATAGTCTTGTGCACTATAATGGAAAAGTTGCATAAAAATATGGAAGGTTTCTTTCGAACCACTGGACTGAACCATTTGAATCCATTAGAAATacattgattttatttatttctatgtTATTTTCATCATCATTTGCAGCATCTAGGCACCCAGAATTAGCAGAGCTTCTGGACACAGCGCCACACATGTATGCatcaaaaacaagaaaaagaattgCAGAGTGCAGATATACAAACAGAGACAGTTATTCCATATGACCAGATGGTCCTTACAATTACATACTTGTAGGAACACTTCAGTTTTCTATAATGATTCATTTATTTGTAATTTTGGAGCTATCTTATAAAGCAAAATTGGATGCATAGCGATATTACGGATGGAGACTCACCCTTTCTGTACAGCTACATCAGATACTCTCTTGCAATAGTGTGTACACGACATTACGACAGTacctgaaatgaaaaaaaaagttgggataAGTATGtcttaatttaatttgattcTGAGAAAAGAATCACGTTTAAGTCCCTTCTGGAAATTATTTACAGTTCACTTAAACAGGACGCTCTGGATCAACCCACCAGCTATACTTCTTCCAATTGAAACCAAAAAGGTATATACAGATTTTACACATAGCGTGAGCGACTCAAGACAAAGTTGGTTCATGACACATTCATACACAAATCAGCAACATAGTATCGTTCAAATCAATCAGTCATCCACATAAATTAGCGATCTAATAGGAGCTACCATAATCTGCAATCTGCTGAATTGATGGAGATGTACCAAGCAACTACTGCATTGATTAGCCAACATTTTCTGAATCATCAAAACCCGCCATGGTAGGGAGTCTACCCTCTAACGAAGAGCTAACGAAGAACAACCCGAAATTCACAGATCGGGGTGTATactctactatatatatatatatatatatatatatatatatatatatatatatatatatatatatatatatatatatatatatatatatgaactgtACACCTACAAATGCGGCCACACACAAAAAATGTACCATAATAAGCTGAAGAAATTGCAGCAGTTAGCTCATCAAAAGCTCACCAAATTTGACAGGCAACTACCCCTCCTCCCTTACCCCCTGCCGgggcgtcgtcgtcatcatcgcctccgccctccgctGCCAGCAGCGATCTCGAGGAACGCCACCGCGCAGGGGGCTCGATCCGGTGGGCTCCGCGCTGCATGCAGGGCACGCTCCCGCCGCCGTACAGGGTGGCGGTTCTGGAAGCCATCGCTGCCTCCagcagcggccggcgggggTTCTCGGGACGGGGGACTGTGGATCGAGAAACTGACCGGAGGTTTTCGGCGGTGCAGCGTGGACAATTTTGGCCTCCCCGCGGATCCGGCCGCCACCGGAGCGCAGCCGAGGGTCGCCGCCCCGGCGAACTTCTCCGCGGCTGCCTGTCAGTGTCCGCCGCTGTCTTCTGCAGCGCCGCCAGCGTAAGATTAGTTGGGCCGACGTAATTAGCAGCCCATCTAACAACATAGGCCTAATTCGGTTATCGACGTAAAATTAGCCCATGTCATATCCGTAACCTGATTAGGCCGTTAACATAGATTCGGCTCAGATTGAAAAATCTTCAGtacattaaaaaagaaaagcaaggaGTTGATTTTACTTCTCAACTATTGGGcgaaacaaattttttttaacaagcaGAAAATTTTTGATTCGCCTGAAAAAGTAAAGCCCGTGTGTTAGAAAAAATAGTGGTTATGCACTACAGTGTACTCCCAGAACCACGTGTCAACCACACAGAAACAAGCCTCTCGGAGATAAACCTAGCACCCAATCGATCGTTGCTATGATTTGGTCGATGGTCACAGACATACAACAACACTATAGTGTAGAGTCTCCAAACACGACGTGTCTCCATAAAGGTTATGGCATCAAGGACACAGTTGTTGTGCATCCAAAGACTGACATGTTTTCATCCATTGTTTCTCACCAAAAGAAGATAAGGGAGGTAGATGACACCCCAAGGGGGTCATGCCCGCGGGCGTCGCCGCTACTAGCTTAGTGAATCATAAGACTAGACTTACACCTGCAAGCTCTACAGGCTACAACTTTGATCACGGTCTATCAGGCTACAACCCTGATCACGGTCTATCGTGCACCATCTCAGTGCGACTTCCTGCCTTCCAACGTGAGAGAAGGAATGGGAAGAGAAAAGGTAAGGATGGCTCATGCCTGGTCTTTGGAAGGGAGGTGGCCAAGCAGGCCAGAACTTTCTACACCGAGCTGGTCCTGCTCACCGTCGGAGCTCGTACTCACACTCTCGTCCACTCCGGTGCGGTGCCACTagctaggaataagttcactttaggtttCTCAATTTATCGTTGAGTTCAAATTAAATTCGTCCCTAAATCGTAATACTAGGTATAACGTGTCCCTCAATTTACAAAAGCAGTGTACTTGAGGTCCCAAGGTAGTATAGTGCCTGGTTTCGGCTGATGTGGCGGCTGAGTTAGAATGGGATCCACATGTTAGGACAATTcagtataaattaaaaaaaattggtggctccctctctccttttcttggcAGCATCAGTGTGGGAGCAGGCACTACATGTGGCGATCGAGGCCACAGGTCACGGGCGACGGTGACCGGCGATACGTGGAGGAGGGTGTTAACAGCGGCGGCAAAGGAGGGATAGGGATTGAACGATGCCTCCAGTGGCCCAGCCAACCGATTTCCCCTTATCTGCTCTAGGCCACAGCTGCGGCCGAGGTAGGGGAGGTAGCCTAGGTCAGATGCATCAGCGGCACCGCCGAGCTtgaggggagaggtggtggcatTGTTGGAGTTAGTCACCGACGCCGAGATGCTCCCAAATCCCCACGTGATGCCAACGAGAACGAAATGGCAAGCGAAGAGGGTGGGGCACCGTTGCAAGGGAGTAGAAGGCCTCGCCAATGGAGGAAGGGTGGGAGGATAGCGCCTCGCCATCAAGTTAGGGAGAGGATGGGGGTGGAGTAAAGGCCTCTGCCGTCGAGTTAGTTCCTCCATGGCGATCTTGTCCTCGCGTGCCGCACCTACTCCGCCTCGTAGCGGACGCCACGCACATAACCCTATGTCGGCAATCGTACCTCCTACCGCTACTAGAGCTCGAGGCGGCGATGTCCTCCCATGCATAGATCTCGTCGGCTCGGGCGGTCTCGTCCCCTGCATCGTCGGGAGCACTGCCATCTGGGAGTAGGCCCGCGAGGAGTGTGCTCTAAGACCAAATGTTGAGCTGCACTTGTGGCGCGGCAGAGTTTAGGGAGATCAAGGGTGCCCCGATGGCTTGCTCCTGGAGCtgctcctctttctctccccacACGCTCTCCCACTGGGCCATGACACTCGCACGGAGATCACCACACCAGCCTCCGCAGTGGCTACAGTGGGGGTAGGGATGCTGCAAGAGGCTGCACATGGTGGTGCCCATCCTTGCCATCGACGTTGCCCTCCAAGTTGCCAATGTCCTCGTCATCGTGCTAGTGGAGTTCCTCTACCCCTAATTGTTATCTAGCCGGGCTAGACATTCGAGCGCGCCTGCATCGAGGCGTGCGCCGTGCTCGCTTTGTCTCCGCCAGTCGTCGTCGCTGAAGGTGCCACGCTCGCCTTCTCCCTGCCACCTAGCTATCAGAAAGGAGAAGAagcaagaaaagagaaaagagaaataaagaaaataaagtgGGGACCTActacaattttttatttgtaaccacactcactaacatgtgggtcccatcaattttttttattataagtgCCACATCAACACCAGTTGAAACACCATCCAAACCGTCTTAAGACATTATTTGTACTGGTTTTGGGAGTTGCGAGAGTCGTGTCAAATCTGATATTGCGATTCAGGAACAAAATTTAGACGCGCCGTTGAGGGACCTATAGTGAACGTATTCCCTACCGGCTATGCTACTACCCGCAacgattttttttacattttttattaaaat is a genomic window of Oryza glaberrima chromosome 7, OglaRS2, whole genome shotgun sequence containing:
- the LOC127778342 gene encoding beta-amylase Tri a 17, encoding MAGNLLANYVQVNVMLPLDVVTVDNKFEKVDETRAQLKKLTEAGVDGVMVDVWWGLVEGKGPGSYDWEAYKQLFRLVQEAGLKLQAIMSFHQCGGNVGDIVNIPIPQWVQDVGASDPDIFYTNRGGARNIEYLTLGVDDQPLFHGRTAIQMYADYMKSFRENMAEFLDAGVIVDIEVGLGPAGEMRYPSYPESQGWVFPGIGEFICYDKYLEADFKAEAAKAGHPEWELPDDAGEYNDTPEKTRFFADNGTYITEKGKFFLTWYSNKLIKHGDKILDEANKVFLGCRVQLAIKISGIHWWYRVPNHAAELTAGYYNLDNRDGYRTIARMLTRHRACVNFTCAEMRDSEQSSEAKSAPEELVQQVLSAGWREGLHVACENALGRYDATAYNTILRNSRPTGINKNGPPEHKLFGFTYLRLSDELLEGQNYSTFKTFVKRMHANLDYNSNVDPLEPLQRSMPEMPIGKILQAAHPKLAPFPFDENTDLPV